Proteins encoded in a region of the Panicum hallii strain FIL2 chromosome 3, PHallii_v3.1, whole genome shotgun sequence genome:
- the LOC112888052 gene encoding bZIP transcription factor 68-like isoform X1, translating into MGSSGADTPSKTSKASAPQEQQPPATSGAATPAVYPDWSSFQAYPPIPPHGFFPSPVASSPQGHPYMWGAQPMIPPYGTPPPPYVMYPPGVYAHPSMPPGAHPFTPYAMTSPNGNADATGTTAAAGDTDGKPSEGKDKSPTKRSKGSLGSLNMLTGKNPTEHGKTSGASANGATSQSGESGSESSSEGSEGNSQNDSHHKESGHEQDGDVRSSQNGASRSPSEGKLNQTMAIMPMPSSGPVPGPTTNLNIGMDYWANTASSTPAIHGKVTPTTVTGAVVPAEQWIQDERELKRQRRKQSNRESARRSRLRKQAECEELAQRADVLKQENASLRDEVNRIRKEYEELLSKNNSLKEKIEGKQHKTDEAGLNNKLQHSGDDSQKKGN; encoded by the exons ATGGGAAGCAGTGGAGCTGATACACCGTCTAAGACAAGCAAGGCATCTGCCCCACAG GAACAACAGCCACCTGCTACCTCAGGTGCTGCAACACCGGCTGTTTACCCAGATTGGTCCAGCTTCCAG GCATATCCTCCAATCCCACCACATGGGTTCTTCCCTTCACCTGTGGCATCAAGTCCACAGGGTCATCCTTACATGTGGGGAGCTCAA CCTATGATCCCACCATATggaacaccgccgccaccaTATGTCATGTACCCTCCTGGAGTATATGCTCACCCTTCTATGCCCCCG GGTGCACATCCATTCACTCCTTATGCCATGACTTCTCCAAATGGCAATGCTGATGCTACT GGAACTACTGCAGCAGCTGGTGATACTGACGGGAAGCCCTCTGAAGGCAAAGATAAAAGTCCAACAAAAAGATCCAAAGGAAGTTTAGGTAGCTTGAACATGCTTACTGGGAAGAATCCCACCGAACATGGTAAGACCTCAGGAGCATCAGCTAATGGAGCCACTTCTCAAAG TGGGGAAAGTGGGAGTGAAAGTTCAAGTGAAGGGAGCGAAGGAAATTCTCAGAAT GATTCACATCACAAGGAAAGTGGACATGAACAGGATGGAG ATGTTCGAAGTTCCCAGAATGGTGCATCACGCTCACCATCTGAGGGAAAATTAAACCAGACTATGGCAATCATGCCAATGCCATCAAGTGGCCCAGTACCTGGTCCAACTACAAACCTCAATATAGGGATGGATTATTGGGCCAACACAGCAAGCTCCACACCTGCAATTCATGGCAAAGTGACCCCGACTACAGTTACGGGTGCTGTGGTCCCAGCCGAGCAGTGGATACAG GATGAACGCGAACTCAAAAGGCAAAGAAGGAAGCAGTCCAATAGGGAGTCGGCACGCAGATCTAGGTTGCGTAAACAG GCTGAGTGTGAAGAGTTAGCTCAACGTGCTGATGTTTTAAAGCAGGAAAATGCTTCACTTAGAGATGAAGTTAACCGTATCAGAAAAGAGTATGAGGAACTTCTATCAAAGAATAACTCACTAAAG GAAAAAATTGAAGGCAAACAACACAAAACTGATGAGGCAGGACTTAACAACAAGCTGCAACATTCTGGCGATGACAGCCAGAAAAAAGGA
- the LOC112888052 gene encoding bZIP transcription factor 68-like isoform X2, with protein sequence MGSSGADTPSKTSKASAPQPPATSGAATPAVYPDWSSFQAYPPIPPHGFFPSPVASSPQGHPYMWGAQPMIPPYGTPPPPYVMYPPGVYAHPSMPPGAHPFTPYAMTSPNGNADATGTTAAAGDTDGKPSEGKDKSPTKRSKGSLGSLNMLTGKNPTEHGKTSGASANGATSQSGESGSESSSEGSEGNSQNDSHHKESGHEQDGDVRSSQNGASRSPSEGKLNQTMAIMPMPSSGPVPGPTTNLNIGMDYWANTASSTPAIHGKVTPTTVTGAVVPAEQWIQDERELKRQRRKQSNRESARRSRLRKQAECEELAQRADVLKQENASLRDEVNRIRKEYEELLSKNNSLKEKIEGKQHKTDEAGLNNKLQHSGDDSQKKGN encoded by the exons ATGGGAAGCAGTGGAGCTGATACACCGTCTAAGACAAGCAAGGCATCTGCCCCACAG CCACCTGCTACCTCAGGTGCTGCAACACCGGCTGTTTACCCAGATTGGTCCAGCTTCCAG GCATATCCTCCAATCCCACCACATGGGTTCTTCCCTTCACCTGTGGCATCAAGTCCACAGGGTCATCCTTACATGTGGGGAGCTCAA CCTATGATCCCACCATATggaacaccgccgccaccaTATGTCATGTACCCTCCTGGAGTATATGCTCACCCTTCTATGCCCCCG GGTGCACATCCATTCACTCCTTATGCCATGACTTCTCCAAATGGCAATGCTGATGCTACT GGAACTACTGCAGCAGCTGGTGATACTGACGGGAAGCCCTCTGAAGGCAAAGATAAAAGTCCAACAAAAAGATCCAAAGGAAGTTTAGGTAGCTTGAACATGCTTACTGGGAAGAATCCCACCGAACATGGTAAGACCTCAGGAGCATCAGCTAATGGAGCCACTTCTCAAAG TGGGGAAAGTGGGAGTGAAAGTTCAAGTGAAGGGAGCGAAGGAAATTCTCAGAAT GATTCACATCACAAGGAAAGTGGACATGAACAGGATGGAG ATGTTCGAAGTTCCCAGAATGGTGCATCACGCTCACCATCTGAGGGAAAATTAAACCAGACTATGGCAATCATGCCAATGCCATCAAGTGGCCCAGTACCTGGTCCAACTACAAACCTCAATATAGGGATGGATTATTGGGCCAACACAGCAAGCTCCACACCTGCAATTCATGGCAAAGTGACCCCGACTACAGTTACGGGTGCTGTGGTCCCAGCCGAGCAGTGGATACAG GATGAACGCGAACTCAAAAGGCAAAGAAGGAAGCAGTCCAATAGGGAGTCGGCACGCAGATCTAGGTTGCGTAAACAG GCTGAGTGTGAAGAGTTAGCTCAACGTGCTGATGTTTTAAAGCAGGAAAATGCTTCACTTAGAGATGAAGTTAACCGTATCAGAAAAGAGTATGAGGAACTTCTATCAAAGAATAACTCACTAAAG GAAAAAATTGAAGGCAAACAACACAAAACTGATGAGGCAGGACTTAACAACAAGCTGCAACATTCTGGCGATGACAGCCAGAAAAAAGGA